A region of the Phaseolus vulgaris cultivar G19833 chromosome 11, P. vulgaris v2.0, whole genome shotgun sequence genome:
CTGCCAACAAGAAGAAACATTAGAGGAGGGACAAGCCCTCTAAATCGTCGTAGAAGCGATCTCGACCATCGTCCTCTGATGTTGGGACAAGTGTTGCCCCCTTGCTTCTTAAGGGAAACGTTTAATTTTTTAAGGGTGTTAATATTACCTGACCATTGGCGAGAAGGAAGTCACCTTGGTTGTCGGTTTAGACCTCGTTGAAACATCCTTGGCCGAAATGCTTATggtaattgaaataattttattaagtgTCTTGTTAAAACTTTCTCGGCAAAAAACtttccttagggaaaaaaggtTGAGTGAGGAAAGAGTGCATGTAGAACATCATTTAGAAGCTAAGTTTAACTAagttaactgaaataaaacttcaagtgTGTTGCGTTCCAAGTTCTTGGGACAGGGTCGCCCTAGAGGTACTTGAGTCGATAGGCTTTGTTTTTTTGCTTTGCCCTGGATTTAGAATGGTCCTTACTAGTTTGCTAATAACTTACCTTTGGTCTTCCTTGTTTTATTCCTCATTCTCCAAATGAGATCTACTTGGTAAAACTTTCTTGGTTTTACTTTGGAGTTGTATCTTTTGGAGGCTCCAATCTTGTAGACCTCGTCTCTTATATGAGATTTGTCTTTGAATTTGTTAGCCAATCCAAGTTCATGGTGAGACTTTCATTGTTCATGTTTAAGTCGAATAGTTGTTTTCTTAGTGAGGGCTCACCGATTTCAattggaatcattgcatcaatGCCATAAATGAGGTTGTATGGAGTCTTGAGCCTTGTCGACAAGGGTGTGCATTTGTATGCCCATAAGACCTCTAGCAGTTCTTTGGTCCACTTTTCCTTGGCCACTCCTAAATGTGTTTATGAGTTCATTTATAATGACTTTGTTAACAATTTTGGCCAGCTCATTTGTCTGAGGATGTTCAATTGAGCTAGCTACATGTTTTATGTTGAGTCCCCATAAAAACTGATGAGTCCTCGGCATGTGAACTGTCGTCCATAATCAGTGATGATCGTGTTGGGGATACCATATTGGCATATGATGCTTTTCCATATGAAATTCTTGACATATTTGGCCGACATGGTAGCTAAGGGCTCAAATTCAATCCATTTTTTAAGTAGAAAATAACCAACAGAAATTTGCCCTGTCCTTTTTCAGGCAAGAAAGGTCCTATGTGGGGCATGCCAAATGGCTAGGATGAGGAAATGTGATGTAACTCCTCAGACTTGGAATATAGTATATTCCCTTGTTCTTGGCATTTGGTGGAGTTCTTTACATAAGCTGTATAATCACTTTGCTTTGTATTGTCGGTCAATAATACTCGATTCGACGAGGACTCGTGTTGCTGGATTGTTAACTTGAGAATTCCACTAAGAGAAAACAAATTTCCTAAATCAACTTATTATGATCGAATTAGTGATTATCTTAGAATTATTGtattgaattaaattattaaacatCTCGATTTCGATTGTTTTCTTATGTCAACTTTACGAATGGGTGGCACTTTTGGAAGCCTAAAAAACATGAATATGATATTAGCatgattgtttgttttatttaCTTGTATGTCATTGGTAAACAAATGGAGCACAAGTTTGAGAGCAAAGAAGATTAGCAGTAAAACATCACATTGTGTAGGAAGGTAAGGACTAAGAAGATTGTGGAAGGAGTTCAAATCTAAAAGACACCCTGATTGCCTTAATATCGTTTTCTATAAAACAAAGttatttgagaataaaataaaattgaaaaatagaaaataggcttaatttaattcattttcatCACATCAACACAAACGATGATAACTGTTATCTACTTTTACTGTTCTGTTCCTCCCATGTTTATTATTTCCTTTAGAAAAAAGTGGATTAAATATGTCAACTTGTACAGTTGCTAAGACGGGATAGAGAGTTGCTTGGTTCAAATTCAAAACATCCGCAAGCCATTGTGCTTTGTGCTACGGAGGAGAAAGCTGAAAAGGTGACCCAATTTCTACCATGTACTATCACCATCTCTTCTATTTAGTTCTGCAGAGTACCTACCTTCCTGACCGATCATGTTCCTTTCAAACTTTATTGGCATTCCAGTGCTTCAATGCTGCTAAATATATCATCCATAACACAAAATTGAAGTCTGCAAAGGATTGTGCTTCACCAGATGATGGGCAGTCGCAAGCCTCAATTGGCCTAGTGATAGGAACTCCTTGTGAGATTCTTCAATATATTGAAGAGCAGAGCATTGTTCCTTCTGAAATAAGATACTTGGTTAGTAATTAGTATCACTTAAAATATCTGTGTAAGAATATATATAGAGGCTCTCAAGTTACAGTTATTGGGAGCTCCTATCATTGATCACACTACTATTTTTCATGCTTATTGAGTAGGTGTTGGAAGAGGCAGATTGCATGCTTGGTAGTGGCCTTGGTCCTGAAATCCATAAAATTCTCATACCATTACAAGATCATGAATCAAAATCTGCTGTCAAAAGATTACAAACTATTTTGGCCATTTCAACCATGGCTGAGGTATGATGATCAATTATGTTGTTTTAGTATTTGAACTCTTGCTGAAGATAATATGCTTAAACCTCCATCATAATACTggttatttttatgatttatcTTTTTCATATTGCAGGTTTTGGGTGAACAATCCCCTGTTGTAAAGTATCTCGAGTGCCATCATGCAGGGAATATTTCTGCAATGTCTTTAGAAATGGAACAAAGTGAAGTCTTTCATTTCACAGAGTCTCTTCATGCTCTTAAGAAAAAAATAGCAGAGGCCATGGATTCCCTTTTGCAACAAGAATAACACATCTTGATCTACACTTTTTGACACAGAACAAAAGAAAAGTCAATATGGGTTATATGATCTTTCTTATATCAACTAACTGTTAAGTTGGTTTTGCCCTATGTTTTTATCATGTTCTTCTAACAATGAAACACAAAATAGCAGGCTTTACGAGGGAATTAACTGGAGTGGTGTTTCAAAAGGCAAAGAATTTCACATTCTTaagtttaatttcttttatgtttatataCCAACTTGTTTTAAATGTTTCTGAAGTGATAAGTAAGATGTGAGTTTTGTGTACGagttttttaaagttaatttatcattttctttcaagACAATCACATTAATTTACTAAGATCATCTAACCAAGACATCATTCTGTTTCTACCTATATTAAACTAGAACTATGGTCCAAGGTATACTTTGAGTTATTAAAACTAGAATTTATTAAGAATgttactttataaaaaaaattaaacttaacatgaaaaacatatttctcTACTTCAAATTTTCGAGAAACTACAAATTTTCATTCAATCAAATTTCTATAATATGTTTATCGTTTTAGTCTTACCTTTAAAAGATCTCCCACatgacaaatttattttattttagtatttgaGTTTAACTACTTACTATCATTGTAATTATCGAAtttccaaaattttaattaagtcTCACTAAAATAGTGACATGTGACcatgtttatatatattaaaatgataGTAAATAGTTAAATTTGAAAACTAAATATGACAAGAAGTCTAAACCTATAACCCGAATGATACATGTATCCTTTGAGATGCCatattttattaacattttttaatatcaataaagtagaaaataaatcatattaaaatctCCTAATTTACACAAACATGTTCCCAATGGCGTCAAATTCCCTATGATTGTTTCAAACGCCAGAAAATTTCTGTaatgttgttttggttttattcaTCTATTTTAGTGCTATCCTCTAGGATTCCATTTTGTGTGCTACCTTTTCTTGTGAACTTAATTTTTTGCTTGTTAATTTCTTGACCACTCTTTCAAGTCATGTCAATTACCAATTCCATTTGAAGTAGtccttaattttaaatttgagttttgttgCTTTGAAATTGTTTGACCTCTTTTGGTGGAAGTGACCCATTGTGCTTTGGTGAGTTGTGTTGCTGAAATTTTTTTGTGTAAGCTACATCACTAAAGATGTAAAAACCAAATATCTAAGGTTGAATATCCTAAGGAGGCAAAGCAAGGGACAACAACAAACTCACACAAAAATATACACAAATACCAAAAGGAGCTACAAGTGAAGGAGTGCATAGAATAAAGCTTTAATTTTTTAGCATAAAAATTGTTGACCtaatttttctttgtatttctttgagttgtaattttcAAGAGTTTGATTAATTAGTGTATTAAATTCATCTTAgtcggtgagtgtgtcttcaaggttcAAAGCGCCAAGAAGTCTCACCTTAGGAAACACCTAGTTTAAAAGCTTTCTAGTTAGCAATTTCTTTCAAGTGTTTTATTGCGTTGcatttttcttgcataaaattttgttttcatctttgattgtgctctaagtaaattacttagagAAAGGTTTGTAAAAGTGTTGTGGGATAGTATCTGACaaggaaaggcttggtacttaagagatcctGGTGATCcactgatgtgagttgattttaagattgcacattttatgggtttcacttttgtttaggctttttttttagattacaattatggtgagaaccctaagaatATTCTCattggacacaaacttaaccaagtggttaagtaagtgtgaaggttcacttcagaagggcaaagagaaaaagacaattaTATGGTTAGGGGATGCTCTATCTCTTAGGTCTTCATCATCCACCTCATTTCCTAGGAAATTACCTACTTCACTCCACCTATCTTTCTTTTTGGAAATTACTTTTATCACATAACTCTAAACATGTCTACTCATTCTTCAAGTCATAGTGAAAGTGATAGAAAATCCacaaaatctcttttgaaacaattgGCTAGAGATTTTCAATTACTATCACTtagacaattgcaacatgaggcTCAAATTTtggaagataaaaaagaaatagatgTCCATCTTGCAATATTGGAAGAAGAGTTTAAAATTGTTAGAGAAAAAGATAAAtacataagaaaattaaaaaaatctttgcatGCATCTAGTTCTAGGTCAAGTGACTCACATGCTGAGGGGAGTCTTAGAgttaatgaatattatcaacctcCACCTAGAAGAACTAGAAGAGAAAGCCAAAAAGAGACTAGGGTAGACTTACCTCATTttgatggaaaaaaaatgttgagGCTTACTTAGATTGAgaaatgaaagtagaacaacttTTTTGCTTGCCATCATGTTAGTGAggagaggaaggtacccttagccacttTAAGCTTTCGAGCAAATGTTATGTATTGATGGACAACCCttattttgggcttgtatttgggccacGTTTTGGGCCAATTTTTATAGGTCATGTTGGGCCAATTAGAATAgagtgtaaatagaaaaagaaatagtCTAGCAAGAGTTACAATTGGAACTCCTTGGACCCAATGCAACTTTAGACCATCTAGGATGCACAGATAAATTACTAGAGTGCAAATAGAAAGCATGGATTAGCAAGGAAGATATTGTACCGTCCCGGGGTGATCaaccaaaagtcaaagtcaaaagtCAACACATAAAGAGACATCGCCTAAGCAAGACGTCGcccaagtaagacatcgcccgaagagtcaacccgcGTGACAGAAGCATTTCGCAGAGAAGAGGGCCCAcacgatggaataaccctaagttagGTGGCGGCGCTGTAggaccctccgcacagaataaacagtcaagtcaaaggggcacgtgacaatgcccacgtgctcattaaagatatccaaggaaggctgcatgcatgatgCATGACTAATTAGGGCACCCACGGAGAATGATGGCGCGAGAGATACagcgctcaagttagagcccaagtggccACAAGGTTATtgattgcactccagataagggaagcccatgtgccagatacgctcagatcctaggaatagcggcgcaaggaccttccccaaggaaccctagataatagcaagcaaCGCAAAGGTAAACCTTAGctttcacctatataaagggcacgaagaaccctagtaaggtactgatggaaaccaagtagaggattctcaagcccatgaagcccaagcccaacgaggGGCCCAAacccaacgaatcactaggagcatggcaagagctttgggacaagagtatcaaaagatggctcttcttatttcttttgtagagtaggggtgcggatgtaataaataggtgtgtaagtagtaagggatgctagggggagtgtagataggagttaggaggtgccaaactaggaaggaaagtcacacttcctccatgcactagttggcgccgaatttgagtctcatttgaggcacatttggctttgcatttcagcaccttataggctataaataaaggtgctgcccttgtacaaatgGGATTTTGGAATTTagagtagagagactatactcaaatttagagagaaattgtgagtcttgtgtcttcttcttcctttgccttatcttgtgtgccaatggtgagcttcaagtggcggcattccttcacttatcttggaacaaggctccaagtggcgtgactgcATCTTCCAAGTCTCAAATCCAGTAAGCTTCACTCCATAAGTGTTCTTTCTTCATTCCTTGTCATTTTCATTCGGTAGATGCTTAATGCTTggtgtttcctttcattttcaCCGATTAAAGTTGTGTTTTCTAGCGTAGTTTCcatttctgttcggtgcagtatCATTCCTTTTCATTTATGTTCggttgttttaattttgttcttcattctttgttgttgattccatttgacaatatatggacttccatatgagctttggtttggtgcaaagtcttggtgagttcttgaattagaacatggatccaattctaagtaaagtgccatttcatgaccaactcaagttgctcctaagaatgtcaaagaatcatgtattcttgttattgcattcatatcgtgtggtatcatgagtcttaggtttgttcttgtttaattttgagttgtgttgcacttttaattcaagagctctatcttcttgttgtttcttttctgtttttaggattataattgagtattcttgctgttttcttaattgtgcataccaagtgtttgtgatttttcctttttgaatccatacaagttttgtcatagtcatgttttttcaagaatgtcatcacttcttgtagtacttttattacattttttgtttcttgctttggtgtaatacagttttctGCATTTGtatcttgatcctttgtgcattttctgttttagaattgagttcatacttgtattttagacctatacaagttcctatacatcattttccattatgtctttgctagttcttaattctgtttttcattcatgttaggattcctctgttttctgaaaacgtgcttactgttttttccttattgcaattgatttactcactggaaaattatgaaattctggatttgtgttcttcaaagtgttataaaagcatagaaaaaagaagtactcaaaagtgtacaattctgccgaaaaaaatcatatctcattttatttgtctaacaagtttctttcactgtttgtttctgttttttgtatttttttatcatggctcatttttctagtggagaatcctccaaaccttgctccccacaaaaggcagccctttttGAAGACTTAAAaaatgccaagcaatccaatgctcattATCTTGATGTGATTcgacaaatggaggcaaggctccaaagtttggagttaagcCGTGAAGAAATCCATCAAAATAGGGAGAGAAGACCTCATCCTTCtcttcggcattcttcaagacATTCTCATTCTTTTCATGGTTTTTATGAAGACAATGCACGACCAAggcatcatcaccatgaagagaggcgccaacatgtggttgacccttgttctcctaatgtagaacttcctagttttagtggtgaaagtgatcccaatgtatacttaggatgggaggctaaggttgaccaaatctttgatgtaaatggggttagagatgagcatagggttagattagcttctttagaatttttggactatgccatgcaatggtggcatcaatatctcatggacattgacctacacaagaggccgcccgtggtctcttggaacgatttgaaagcatgtttacgcgctagattcgtacccccacactttaggaaagacctaatgttgaaactccaaaggtttcatcaaggcacgctaagtgtggatgattactttaaacaactagacacgcttttaattcgaattaatatggatgagagtgaggaagctaagatagctaggtttgtgagtggccttcgaagggacattcaagacgtggtagagttacaagaatattcttctttggaaaatgtggtgcaccttgctagtaaaattgaaaatcaacttgcaaggaaaaatgctttaaaaaattcttctaaggataactactaccactcttcttggaaaaataaaaataactctttttcaaatattccttctaaggactctactttcaaacctagagagtctaagccttccacttctaggcctaaatcaccacctaaatcgtctagtaagaagtgttttaaatgcttaagctatggacatattgcttctaattgccctactaaacgaactatgtatatgcatgatggggtaggtggtagtgagcatgagtccgaatcttctagacattcctcaccttctagatccccaagtgagagtgagagtgaaagcccacatgagggtgacctattagtaataagacgcatgcttggccaagttttaaaaccttttgatgaaactcaaagagaaaatatttttcattcaaggtgtcttattaatgatagggtatgctctttaattgtggatggggggagttgtgctaatgtggcaagcacaagagtggtagacaaacttggattgcctaccatctctcatgccaagccctacaagttacaatggttgagtgaggtgggtgagttagtggtgaacaagcaagtcctcattacattttccattggcaaatataaagatgaggtcttgtgtgatgttgttccaatggaagctactcatatacttttaggtaggccatggcaatttgatagaaaaaaatttcatgatggctttaccaacaaaatttcttttaacttccatgggcacaaagtcattcttaagtctctctctccaaaggaagtgcatgaggaccaagtcaaaatgagagaaaagagagagaaagaaa
Encoded here:
- the LOC137828953 gene encoding DEAD-box ATP-dependent RNA helicase 39-like; the protein is MRRRARVLLSLSTSLLSPVKHNPLAKSTPPTSLFRSSITFSTSSSINPPIEEAKTSSSTSRRDSLILEQFKQRKLKGSPKDSKGTPQVGSTSVPLSSDAYTEKVVQKGVQNEDEPTIVVRSFKELGVNEELVEVMEEIGEFIPSEIQCVVIPAILEGKSVLLSSPSEPDRTLAFLLPLIQLLRRDRELLGSNSKHPQAIVLCATEEKAEKCFNAAKYIIHNTKLKSAKDCASPDDGQSQASIGLVIGTPCEILQYIEEQSIVPSEIRYLVLEEADCMLGSGLGPEIHKILIPLQDHESKSAVKRLQTILAISTMAEVLGEQSPVVKYLECHHAGNISAMSLEMEQSEVFHFTESLHALKKKIAEAMDSLLQQE